Genomic DNA from Sphingomonas lacunae:
GCTGCCCTTGCCACAGGCGCGTCCGCCCGCGACGGTACCGGCCCGTATCGATCCCGGCATCAACCGCCCGCCGCCGGGGCTGGAGCCTGTCATCCACGAGATCTGGCGCACCTTTCCCGGTCGCACCGGCATCGCTATCCGCAGGATCGATGGCAATTGGTCGCTGGCACGCCGTGGCGACGAGTTTTTTCCCCAGCAGAGCGTTTCCAAGACCTGGGTAGCCATGGCTGCGCTCGATGCACTCGACCGGGGTCAGATTGCCTTGACCGACAGGGTCAGGATTACCCCGGACGACCTGACTCTGTTCCATCAACCCTTGGCAGGGCGGGTCCAGCGCGAAGGCAATGTCGAAATGACCGTGGCCGAGCTGCTCGAAACCGCGATTACCGGCAGTGACAATACGGCCAACGACAGCCTGCTCCGCCATATCGGCGGGCCGGATGTTGTGCGCCGCTATGTGGAGCGCCATTCTCTGGGCCGCATCCGCTTTGGTCCGGGCGAGCGTCTGTTGCAGAGCCGGATTGCCGGGCTTGAATGGCAGCAGCGCTATTCGGTCGCCCGCAATTTCCAGGTGGCGCGTGAACAGGTGCCGATGTCGGTTCGGCGCATGGCGCTTGAACGCTATGTTGCAGATCCCGATGATGGTGCCAGCCCGCTGGCGATTGTCGATGCGCTGACGCGGTTGGCGCGCGGGGAATTGCTGTCGCCTGCCTCCACCCGGCTGATGATCGAGACAATGGGCCGCACCCGCAGCGGGCCGCAACGTTTGCGGGCTGGCGTGCCAGCCGGCTGGTCAGTGGCGCACAAGACAGGGACGGGTCAGGAACTGGCCGGTACAGCCACCGGTTATAATGATATTGGCATTCTGA
This window encodes:
- the bla gene encoding class A beta-lactamase, with protein sequence MGKRGIRMGDGRSIRVWALAAATLALAACAGTVPEPRTTANGPGDRPWSPSGLPLPQARPPATVPARIDPGINRPPPGLEPVIHEIWRTFPGRTGIAIRRIDGNWSLARRGDEFFPQQSVSKTWVAMAALDALDRGQIALTDRVRITPDDLTLFHQPLAGRVQREGNVEMTVAELLETAITGSDNTANDSLLRHIGGPDVVRRYVERHSLGRIRFGPGERLLQSRIAGLEWQQRYSVARNFQVAREQVPMSVRRMALERYVADPDDGASPLAIVDALTRLARGELLSPASTRLMIETMGRTRSGPQRLRAGVPAGWSVAHKTGTGQELAGTATGYNDIGILTAPDGTRYAVAVMLASTTASIPQRMAMMQSVSRAVATYHGQ